From Alphaproteobacteria bacterium, a single genomic window includes:
- a CDS encoding aldo/keto reductase — protein MQHTQLGQSGLQVSRLCLGTMNFGEPGVGHQGDWTLDIDQSRPIFKRALDLGLNYFDCANVYGLGSCEKVVGQLLRELCRRDEYVVTTKLAAPMGKGPNQGGLSRKHVMESVDASLRRMGLDYVDQLIIHRHPHGFPGVAHPPIAETMEALHDVVKAGKALYLGASSMFAWQFCELQMTAERHGWTKFVSMQNHYNLIYREEEREMNPYCLATGVGLTPWSPLARGILTGAYKGSLDAGSTTRSQGADRERTRGLYRGENDFAIADRVVEVAGRLGCKPAQVAVAWVLAKPGVAAPVVGVSRLEQLDQLVEASRIELPPDEIAYLEDLYRPLDNLLSLGSS, from the coding sequence CTGCAACACACCCAACTGGGCCAAAGCGGCCTGCAAGTCTCGCGCCTTTGCCTCGGCACGATGAATTTCGGCGAGCCCGGCGTCGGCCATCAGGGCGACTGGACCCTGGACATCGACCAGTCGCGGCCGATCTTCAAGCGCGCCCTCGACCTGGGCCTGAACTATTTCGACTGCGCCAATGTCTATGGCCTCGGCTCGTGCGAGAAGGTGGTGGGGCAATTGCTGCGCGAGCTTTGCCGGCGCGACGAATATGTGGTGACCACCAAGCTGGCCGCGCCCATGGGCAAGGGGCCGAACCAGGGCGGGCTCAGCCGCAAGCACGTGATGGAGAGCGTCGATGCCTCGCTGCGCCGCATGGGTCTCGACTATGTCGACCAGCTCATCATTCATCGCCACCCGCACGGCTTCCCCGGCGTCGCCCATCCCCCCATCGCGGAGACGATGGAGGCGCTGCACGACGTGGTGAAGGCGGGCAAGGCGCTCTATCTCGGCGCCTCCAGCATGTTCGCCTGGCAGTTCTGCGAGTTGCAGATGACGGCGGAGCGGCACGGCTGGACGAAATTCGTCTCCATGCAGAACCATTACAACCTGATCTATCGCGAGGAAGAGCGGGAAATGAACCCCTACTGCCTCGCCACCGGCGTGGGCCTGACCCCCTGGTCGCCGCTGGCGCGCGGCATCCTGACCGGCGCCTACAAGGGCTCGCTCGACGCCGGCAGCACCACGCGCAGCCAGGGCGCCGACAGGGAGCGCACCCGCGGCCTCTACCGCGGCGAAAATGATTTCGCCATTGCCGACCGCGTGGTCGAGGTCGCCGGTCGCCTGGGCTGCAAGCCGGCGCAGGTCGCGGTGGCCTGGGTGCTCGCCAAGCCGGGCGTCGCCGCCCCGGTGGTCGGCGTTTCCCGCCTGGAGCAGTTGGACCAGTTGGTGGAAGCGAGCCGGATCGAACTGCCGCCGGACGAGATCGCCTATCTGGAAGACCTCTACCGGCCGCTGGACAATCTGCTCAGCCTGGGAAGCTCGTGA
- a CDS encoding glutathione S-transferase family protein has product MIKVWGRPDGSNVIKAMWCIGELGIPYERIDWGGKFGGNDDPAYRAKNPNGRLPTIEEDDGWCVWESGAVIRYLAAKHDPGGLYPADLRARADADRWMDWSSLNLAPFNPVYLDYFFRRSPAERDIATIEAAVKAAIPRYDILDAHLKGRDYVCGDRLTMGDIPAGVLTHRWITWTPRDLRPSHPHVEAWYARLCERPAYREHVVDKTNKLPA; this is encoded by the coding sequence ATGATCAAAGTATGGGGCCGGCCCGACGGGTCGAATGTGATCAAGGCGATGTGGTGCATCGGCGAGCTGGGCATCCCCTATGAGCGCATCGATTGGGGCGGCAAGTTCGGCGGCAACGACGATCCGGCCTACCGGGCCAAGAACCCGAACGGCCGCCTGCCGACCATCGAGGAAGACGACGGCTGGTGCGTCTGGGAATCGGGCGCGGTCATCCGCTATCTGGCTGCCAAGCACGATCCGGGCGGGCTCTATCCCGCCGACCTGCGCGCCCGTGCCGATGCGGACCGCTGGATGGACTGGAGTTCGCTGAACCTGGCGCCCTTCAACCCGGTCTATCTCGACTATTTCTTCCGGCGCTCGCCCGCCGAGCGTGATATCGCGACGATCGAGGCGGCAGTGAAGGCCGCCATTCCGCGCTACGACATTCTCGACGCGCATCTGAAGGGGCGCGACTATGTTTGCGGCGACCGGCTGACCATGGGCGACATTCCCGCCGGCGTGCTGACCCATCGCTGGATCACCTGGACGCCCAGGGACCTGCGCCCGTCCCATCCCCATGTCGAAGCCTGGTATGCCCGCCTCTGCGAGCGGCCTGCCTATCGCGAGCATGTGGTGGACAAAACCAACAAGCTGCCGGCGTGA
- a CDS encoding Ldh family oxidoreductase: MRIATADAADLLTRVMRKLGHAEADLPAIVDHLIDCELRGLGYGGLARAVAITERIARTGLPGEPIAVTHETPVSAKIEGHDHIGYIVGQRATAIAIDKARTYGLAAVGLVNTYYTGMLSYYAEQMAAHDLVSMIASNAGPWVAPHGAAEGRFGTNPICFGFPAEPHPIIWDIGTSTIMHAEVQLARRLGQPLPEGRAIGPDGRPTTDPSAALKGAFTAWGGHKGSGLGLMVQLLGVLAGSDGITDNMGGFGMVIVAMKADLFGDGEATKRRMADYAEAVRGAKPLDPSRPVRMPFDRSFQVREAARAAGGFEVNAEILAKLRAFLG, from the coding sequence ATGCGCATCGCCACCGCCGACGCCGCCGATCTGCTCACCCGCGTCATGCGCAAGCTGGGCCATGCGGAAGCGGACCTGCCCGCCATCGTCGACCATCTGATCGACTGCGAACTGCGCGGCCTCGGCTATGGCGGCCTCGCCCGCGCCGTCGCCATCACCGAGCGCATCGCCCGCACCGGCCTGCCGGGCGAACCGATCGCGGTCACGCACGAAACCCCGGTCTCGGCCAAGATCGAGGGCCACGACCATATCGGCTATATCGTCGGCCAGCGCGCCACCGCCATCGCCATCGACAAGGCCCGGACCTACGGCCTCGCCGCGGTCGGGCTGGTGAACACCTATTACACCGGCATGCTGTCCTACTATGCCGAGCAGATGGCGGCGCACGACCTGGTCAGCATGATCGCCTCCAACGCCGGCCCCTGGGTCGCGCCCCACGGCGCGGCGGAGGGACGGTTCGGCACCAACCCGATCTGTTTCGGCTTTCCGGCCGAGCCGCACCCGATCATCTGGGACATCGGCACCAGCACTATCATGCACGCGGAGGTGCAACTGGCCCGCCGCCTGGGCCAGCCGCTGCCGGAGGGCCGTGCCATCGGCCCCGACGGCCGGCCGACCACCGATCCGAGCGCGGCGCTGAAAGGCGCCTTCACCGCCTGGGGCGGGCACAAGGGCTCGGGCCTGGGCCTGATGGTGCAATTGCTGGGCGTGCTGGCGGGCTCGGACGGCATCACCGACAATATGGGCGGCTTCGGCATGGTCATCGTCGCCATGAAGGCCGATCTGTTCGGCGACGGCGAAGCCACCAAACGCCGGATGGCCGACTATGCCGAGGCGGTGCGCGGCGCCAAACCGCTGGACCCGTCCCGGCCGGTGCGCATGCCCTTCGACCGCTCGTTCCAGGTGCGCGAAGCCGCGCGCGCCGCCGGCGGCTTCGAGGTCAATGCCGAAATCCTGGCCAAGCTCAGGGCGTTTCTGGGGTAG
- a CDS encoding TRAP transporter large permease: MMEPITMGFIGIAALVFFAGLGVPIAFCITLVGAVGMVLVTDLDFLLITFQTLPYSTASEYAFAVIPMFVLMGALASAAGIIGELYGAVNKWVGGIRGGLYMATVIASAGFAAISGSTVVNAAMFTRIALPEMLALGYNRGVSAGCIAAAGTFAALIPPSLTFVIFGILTGESIGALFIAGIIPGLFTAACYVTAIPVMLRLKPEWAPPAGVRLNLVQKLRGLSGIWPMLLLVVIVLGGIYTGITPPTAAGAFGAVGALLIGLARRRLGPAAIWESVRQTAELTSVLFIIIIGGLLFSRFLVVSGFVADLTVLVTDAGFTAPTFILAMVAMYFVMGMFIDPLSMLVMTVPFVFPVVKAFGMDPIWFGIILTKMIEIAVITPPVGLNLFAVVSASGGRVRTAELFAGVLPFVVIEVMALAVLIVFPGLSTWLPNTMY; the protein is encoded by the coding sequence ATGATGGAGCCGATCACCATGGGCTTTATCGGCATCGCCGCGCTGGTGTTTTTCGCCGGCCTGGGCGTGCCGATCGCCTTCTGCATCACCCTGGTCGGCGCGGTCGGCATGGTCCTGGTGACCGACCTGGACTTTCTGCTGATCACCTTTCAAACCCTGCCCTATTCCACCGCTAGCGAATACGCTTTCGCGGTCATCCCGATGTTCGTGCTGATGGGCGCGCTGGCGTCGGCCGCCGGCATTATCGGCGAACTGTACGGGGCCGTGAACAAATGGGTCGGCGGCATTCGCGGCGGCCTCTATATGGCCACCGTCATCGCCAGCGCCGGCTTTGCCGCCATCAGCGGCTCGACCGTGGTCAATGCCGCCATGTTCACGCGCATCGCCCTGCCGGAAATGCTGGCGCTCGGCTACAATCGCGGCGTCAGCGCCGGCTGCATCGCCGCCGCCGGCACGTTCGCCGCCCTCATTCCGCCCAGCCTGACCTTCGTCATTTTCGGCATTCTGACCGGCGAGAGCATCGGCGCCCTGTTCATCGCCGGCATCATCCCCGGCCTGTTCACCGCCGCCTGCTATGTGACGGCCATTCCGGTAATGCTGCGGCTGAAACCGGAATGGGCGCCACCGGCCGGCGTGCGCCTAAACCTGGTCCAGAAGCTGCGCGGGCTTTCGGGCATCTGGCCGATGCTGCTGCTGGTGGTGATCGTGCTGGGCGGCATCTACACCGGCATCACGCCGCCGACCGCCGCCGGCGCGTTCGGCGCGGTGGGCGCGCTGCTGATCGGCCTCGCGCGCCGGCGGCTGGGGCCGGCGGCGATCTGGGAAAGCGTGCGCCAGACGGCGGAACTGACCAGCGTCCTGTTCATCATCATCATCGGCGGCCTGCTGTTCAGCCGCTTCCTGGTGGTGAGCGGCTTCGTCGCCGACCTGACCGTGCTGGTGACCGACGCGGGCTTCACCGCGCCCACCTTCATCCTGGCGATGGTGGCGATGTATTTCGTCATGGGCATGTTCATCGACCCGCTGTCCATGCTGGTGATGACCGTCCCCTTCGTCTTTCCGGTGGTCAAGGCGTTCGGCATGGACCCGATCTGGTTCGGCATCATCCTGACCAAGATGATCGAAATCGCGGTGATCACGCCGCCGGTCGGCCTGAACCTGTTCGCCGTGGTGTCCGCCTCCGGCGGCCGGGTCAGGACCGCGGAACTGTTCGCGGGCGTGCTGCCCTTCGTCGTGATCGAGGTGATGGCGCTCGCCGTGCTGATCGTGTTCCCGGGCCTGTCCACCTGGCTGCCCAACACCATGTACTGA
- a CDS encoding TRAP transporter small permease, with amino-acid sequence MPFLRFCDRAIQWLGTAALAVAAVFIGLLAIVGTADSVGTQLLATPVPSALEFSEASLVVVVFMGLAFAQHRRGHVTVDILTGRLRPGWVRTGLTALALLAAIAFFAILAWRGYIAATESIAIDERSLGLTRFPIWPGKIALCIGCVIALLESLRQFVHLCRGDPDAFEAHAIEDDAAL; translated from the coding sequence ATGCCCTTTCTCCGATTCTGCGACCGCGCAATCCAATGGCTCGGCACCGCGGCGCTGGCGGTTGCGGCGGTGTTCATCGGCCTGCTGGCGATTGTCGGCACCGCCGACAGCGTCGGCACGCAATTGCTGGCGACGCCGGTGCCGAGCGCCCTCGAATTCAGCGAGGCGTCGCTGGTGGTGGTCGTGTTCATGGGCCTGGCCTTCGCCCAGCACCGGCGCGGCCATGTCACCGTCGACATCCTGACCGGCCGCCTGCGACCCGGCTGGGTCCGCACCGGCCTGACGGCGCTGGCCTTGTTGGCCGCCATCGCCTTTTTCGCCATCCTGGCCTGGCGCGGCTACATCGCGGCGACGGAAAGCATCGCCATCGACGAGCGCTCGCTGGGCCTGACCCGGTTCCCGATCTGGCCCGGCAAGATCGCGCTCTGCATCGGCTGCGTGATCGCGCTGCTGGAGAGCCTGCGCCAGTTCGTTCACCTTTGCCGGGGCGATCCGGACGCCTTTGAGGCGCACGCCATCGAGGACGACGCCGCGTTATGA
- a CDS encoding C4-dicarboxylate TRAP transporter substrate-binding protein has product MMKPLRAAFAAVALLGAAASAQAEDYPSMTFRYATGFPKSNYMTEPAQYFADEVEKRSGGKIKVKVFYGGALGKSNEMLDLVSKGAVDMGSVVQGYFTSALPYAAMTNSLPMTFFDGEAAMRVAMKLDETDPNQIAEYARNNIKPLVNRYLPNYKLICTSPVRTVADFEGKKIRTFGNYMPIMFDALKATPVNVLPADMYEALKRGSMDCSYLTYALFGSYKLYEVAKYVIDIKLGGINAFFLAMNKRKFDALPQNVQDLLVQVGRDATDFGVAGTKAAEDNGLKECLDGGAELVKFEEQAKLEETVPDMIDAWIAEMAKTGQEAGAKEYAAKVRKDLGL; this is encoded by the coding sequence ATGATGAAACCGCTCCGCGCGGCCTTTGCCGCGGTGGCCTTGCTGGGTGCCGCCGCCAGCGCCCAGGCCGAAGATTATCCGTCGATGACCTTCCGCTATGCGACCGGCTTTCCCAAATCCAACTACATGACCGAGCCGGCGCAGTATTTCGCCGACGAGGTGGAAAAGCGCTCCGGCGGCAAGATCAAGGTGAAGGTGTTTTACGGCGGCGCGCTCGGCAAGTCGAACGAGATGCTGGACCTGGTGAGCAAGGGCGCGGTCGACATGGGCTCGGTCGTCCAGGGCTATTTCACCTCGGCCCTGCCCTATGCGGCCATGACCAACTCGCTGCCGATGACGTTTTTCGACGGCGAAGCGGCCATGCGAGTGGCGATGAAGCTGGACGAGACCGACCCGAACCAGATCGCCGAATACGCACGCAACAACATCAAGCCGCTCGTCAACCGCTATCTGCCGAACTACAAGCTGATCTGCACGTCGCCGGTGCGCACGGTGGCGGATTTCGAGGGCAAGAAGATCCGCACCTTCGGCAATTACATGCCGATCATGTTCGATGCGCTCAAGGCCACCCCGGTCAACGTCCTGCCGGCGGACATGTACGAGGCGCTGAAGCGCGGCTCGATGGACTGCTCCTACCTGACCTATGCCCTGTTCGGGTCGTATAAGCTTTATGAAGTCGCGAAATACGTGATCGACATCAAGCTGGGCGGCATCAATGCGTTCTTCCTGGCGATGAACAAACGCAAGTTCGACGCACTGCCGCAAAACGTGCAGGACCTGCTGGTCCAGGTCGGCCGTGACGCGACCGACTTCGGCGTCGCCGGCACCAAGGCCGCCGAAGACAACGGTCTGAAAGAGTGCCTGGACGGCGGCGCGGAACTGGTGAAGTTCGAGGAGCAGGCCAAGCTCGAAGAAACCGTGCCGGACATGATCGACGCCTGGATCGCGGAAATGGCGAAGACCGGGCAGGAGGCCGGGGCGAAGGAATACGCCGCCAAGGTGCGCAAGGACCTGGGCCTTTAG
- a CDS encoding LysR family transcriptional regulator, producing MDTLHSMRLFAEVVDSGSFSAAGRRFGLAASSVSRQVGSLEDSLGARLLNRSTRKLSLTQAGRLYHERVRQILADIEDANRSVSHLEAVPRGILRINGPTVFGRLHIAPHLPEFLDRYPEIDIDLTLTDHFVDVIEEGADVVVRVGGLSDSSLFARRLAPNRRILCAAPDYLNRRGRPVTGTDLTKHTCLVYKLQSTTATWHICCGESGQHQEVRVSGRVTANNAEALHVGVLGGVGIALLPTWLVGDDIQTGRLERVLPTQEADLTPDETSIHAIYPHKRLLSAKVRAFVDFLVEKYQPTPYWEIGGTAPAVEAEPAFAK from the coding sequence ATGGATACGCTGCATAGCATGAGGCTGTTTGCGGAGGTGGTGGACTCCGGCTCGTTCTCGGCCGCGGGTCGCCGCTTCGGGCTGGCGGCGTCCAGCGTGTCGCGCCAGGTCGGATCGCTGGAGGATTCGCTGGGCGCGCGCCTGCTGAACCGCTCCACCCGGAAACTGTCGCTGACGCAGGCCGGCCGCCTGTATCACGAGCGCGTGCGCCAGATCCTGGCCGATATCGAGGACGCCAACCGGTCCGTCAGCCATCTGGAAGCGGTGCCGCGCGGCATTCTCCGCATCAACGGGCCGACCGTGTTCGGCCGCCTGCACATCGCGCCGCACCTGCCGGAATTCCTGGACCGCTATCCGGAAATCGACATCGACCTGACGCTGACCGATCATTTCGTCGACGTGATCGAGGAAGGCGCCGACGTGGTCGTGCGGGTCGGCGGCCTTTCGGATTCCAGCCTGTTCGCCCGGCGCCTGGCGCCGAACCGGCGTATTCTCTGCGCCGCCCCCGACTATTTGAACCGCCGCGGCCGGCCGGTCACCGGCACCGACCTCACCAAGCACACCTGCTTGGTCTACAAACTGCAATCCACCACCGCCACCTGGCACATTTGCTGCGGCGAGTCCGGCCAGCATCAGGAGGTCCGCGTCAGCGGACGCGTCACCGCCAACAACGCGGAGGCGCTGCATGTCGGGGTGCTGGGCGGCGTCGGCATCGCGCTGTTGCCGACCTGGCTGGTGGGCGACGACATCCAGACGGGCCGGCTGGAGCGGGTGTTGCCGACCCAGGAAGCCGACCTGACGCCGGACGAAACCTCGATCCACGCCATCTATCCGCACAAGCGCCTGCTGTCGGCCAAGGTGCGGGCCTTCGTCGACTTCCTGGTCGAGAAATACCAGCCGACGCCCTATTGGGAGATCGGCGGCACCGCGCCGGCGGTCGAGGCGGAACCGGCCTTCGCCAAGTAG
- a CDS encoding DUF1178 family protein has translation MIKYDLCCDQGHTFETWFRDSAACDSQLAGDGVSCPHCGSVTVRKALMAPALAKSDPDSDPQRKQAMAMAQHRHMLREFRRYVENNSENVGSAFPEEARRIHYGETEHRNIYGEADLAEAKELVDEGIDVFPVPGPFRDDA, from the coding sequence ATGATCAAGTACGACCTGTGCTGTGACCAGGGACACACGTTCGAAACATGGTTTCGCGATAGCGCGGCGTGCGACTCGCAGCTCGCCGGCGACGGGGTGTCGTGCCCGCATTGCGGCTCGGTCACCGTCCGCAAGGCCCTGATGGCACCGGCGCTCGCCAAATCCGACCCGGACAGCGACCCGCAGCGCAAGCAGGCCATGGCGATGGCGCAGCACCGGCACATGTTGCGCGAATTCCGGCGCTATGTGGAAAACAACTCCGAGAATGTCGGCTCGGCCTTTCCGGAGGAAGCGCGCCGCATCCATTACGGCGAAACCGAACACCGCAACATCTATGGCGAGGCCGATCTGGCCGAGGCCAAGGAGCTGGTCGACGAAGGCATCGACGTTTTTCCGGTGCCCGGCCCCTTCCGCGACGACGCCTGA
- a CDS encoding carbon-nitrogen hydrolase family protein, whose product MAETFIAACVQTTSLPDPAATMAHVAPLVREARAAGADFITTPEVVSMLGPRDSVLANAQTMDAHDGVKAFQALAEETGAWLLAGSMVVKLGKDRLANRSMLFAPDGRLAATYDKIHMFDVDLEGGESYRESNTYQPGDTAVAVDLPWARLGMTVCYDMRFPYLYRDLAHAGAQVLTVPSAFTVPTGRAHWHVLLRSRAIETGCFVLAAAQVGQHFPKRKTYGHSIIISPWGEVLAEREDDTPGVITAEIAVAKVKEARQMVPSLHNDRPYAAPAAAPDAAAE is encoded by the coding sequence ATGGCGGAGACCTTTATCGCGGCCTGTGTCCAGACCACCTCGCTGCCGGACCCCGCCGCAACCATGGCCCATGTCGCGCCCCTGGTCCGCGAGGCGCGGGCCGCCGGTGCCGACTTCATCACCACGCCCGAAGTCGTCTCCATGCTCGGCCCGCGCGACAGCGTGCTCGCCAACGCCCAGACCATGGACGCCCATGACGGCGTGAAGGCGTTTCAGGCCCTGGCCGAGGAAACGGGGGCCTGGCTGCTGGCCGGGTCGATGGTGGTGAAGCTGGGCAAGGACCGGCTCGCCAACCGTTCGATGCTGTTCGCCCCGGACGGCCGGCTGGCGGCGACCTATGACAAGATCCACATGTTCGACGTCGATCTGGAAGGCGGCGAGAGCTACCGCGAGAGCAACACCTACCAGCCGGGCGACACGGCCGTCGCCGTCGATCTGCCCTGGGCGCGGCTGGGCATGACGGTCTGCTATGACATGCGCTTCCCCTATCTCTACCGCGATCTGGCCCATGCCGGCGCGCAGGTGCTGACGGTGCCGAGCGCGTTCACCGTCCCGACCGGACGCGCGCACTGGCACGTGCTGCTGCGCTCGCGGGCGATCGAGACCGGCTGTTTCGTGCTCGCCGCCGCGCAGGTGGGCCAGCACTTTCCCAAGCGCAAGACCTATGGCCATTCCATCATCATCAGCCCCTGGGGCGAGGTGCTGGCCGAACGGGAGGACGACACGCCCGGCGTCATCACCGCGGAAATCGCCGTGGCCAAGGTGAAGGAGGCCCGGCAGATGGTGCCCTCGCTGCACAATGACCGCCCCTATGCCGCACCGGCAGCGGCCCCCGACGCAGCGGCGGAGTAG
- the grxC gene encoding glutaredoxin 3: MTKVEIYTSMWCPFCYRAKQLLKKKGVEFTEIDVDGGPAVRAAMRDRAAGRHTVPQIFIDDVGVGGCDELYALEAQGKLDALLASPA; this comes from the coding sequence ATGACGAAAGTCGAAATCTATACCAGCATGTGGTGCCCGTTCTGCTATCGGGCGAAGCAACTGTTGAAAAAGAAGGGCGTGGAGTTCACCGAAATCGACGTCGATGGCGGGCCGGCCGTCCGGGCCGCCATGCGCGACCGCGCCGCCGGTCGCCACACGGTGCCGCAGATTTTCATCGACGATGTCGGGGTCGGCGGCTGCGACGAACTCTACGCGCTCGAAGCCCAGGGCAAGCTGGACGCGCTGCTCGCCAGCCCGGCCTGA
- a CDS encoding ComF family protein, whose amino-acid sequence MALPPRCLACQEPLAPPGGLCPDCWPMVRFLSEPLCERCGIPLEAPGQDICGHCVAEPPAYDRARAVFAYEDGSRELVLRLKHADALAGVPVLARWMARPGADMLRQADWLVPVPLHWRRLFQRRYNQSAELARALARIAGVPALPDGLVRVRKTPSQGGLSRRRRRANVLGAFAVADRHRHRIDGRRVIVVDDVMTTGATAEACATALLAAGASGVDVLCLARVEAGTPLP is encoded by the coding sequence ATGGCCCTGCCGCCGCGCTGCCTGGCCTGTCAGGAGCCGCTGGCACCGCCCGGCGGCCTCTGCCCGGACTGCTGGCCGATGGTGCGGTTCCTGAGCGAACCGCTCTGCGAACGCTGCGGCATCCCCCTCGAAGCCCCGGGCCAGGACATTTGCGGCCACTGCGTCGCCGAACCGCCGGCCTATGACCGGGCGCGGGCCGTCTTCGCCTACGAGGACGGCAGCCGCGAGCTGGTGTTGCGCCTCAAGCACGCCGACGCCCTGGCGGGCGTGCCGGTCCTGGCCCGCTGGATGGCGCGCCCCGGTGCGGACATGCTGCGGCAGGCGGACTGGCTGGTGCCGGTGCCGCTGCATTGGCGCCGCCTGTTCCAGCGCCGCTACAACCAGTCCGCGGAGCTGGCGCGCGCGCTGGCGCGCATCGCCGGCGTGCCGGCCCTGCCGGACGGGCTGGTCCGCGTGCGCAAGACGCCGAGCCAGGGCGGGCTGAGCCGCCGCCGGCGGCGCGCCAATGTTCTGGGCGCCTTCGCCGTCGCCGACCGGCACCGCCATCGCATCGACGGTCGGCGGGTGATCGTCGTCGACGACGTCATGACCACCGGCGCCACGGCCGAGGCCTGCGCCACCGCCTTGCTCGCGGCCGGCGCCAGCGGGGTCGACGTGCTGTGCCTTGCGCGGGTCGAGGCCGGAACGCCGCTCCCTTGA